The Thermodesulfovibrio thiophilus DSM 17215 genome includes the window CTTATTTCTTGAAATAATCTTGAACTCACACTTCCACCAATAATTAAGTTAAGCAATGTTAAAGCATATCTTTTAGGATTTTTAAAAGGAAAAGTTTCAATACCCATACAAAGATGAGTTTCATTTAAATCCTTTTCATATATTTTTACAGAAGGACAAAACTTAGCCTTTTTATTTATTGAGGTTTGCTTTGAAGTTTTTGGAGTGATATTTCTTTCAAGACTTTCAATGATCTGCTTTTCGTCAAAATTACCCGCACAGGTTATAATGCAATTGTTTGTTCCATAAAAATTTCTATAACAGTTTACAATTTCTCTTCTGGTTATTTTTGAAACTGTTGTTTCTCTACCAAGAATTGGTTGTCCTAATCCGCAAGGGAATGCATTTTCCATAAAAATGTCATGTACTAATTCTTCAGGGGTATCATATACTGTTCTTATTTCATCGCAGATCACAGACCGTTCTTTTTCTATTTCCTGTTCAGGAAATAGAGAATTTGAATAAAGATCGCCGATAAGTTCTATTGCCTCAGGAATGCAGGTATCAAGTACTTTAATATAAAGGGAAGTAAACTCCCTTGAGGTGAAAGCGTTTATATCTCCTCCCATATTATCAATTTCAAGTGATATACTCTGAGCAGTTCTATTTGAAGTTCCCTGAAATAAGAGATGCTCTATAAAATGTGACAACCCACTCCGTGAAGCGCTTTCATATCTGGTGCCATATTTTATCCAAATTCCAAGAACAAACGACCTGTAATAATTAATTTTTTTCATTATTAC containing:
- a CDS encoding M16 family metallopeptidase is translated as MKKINYYRSFVLGIWIKYGTRYESASRSGLSHFIEHLLFQGTSNRTAQSISLEIDNMGGDINAFTSREFTSLYIKVLDTCIPEAIELIGDLYSNSLFPEQEIEKERSVICDEIRTVYDTPEELVHDIFMENAFPCGLGQPILGRETTVSKITRREIVNCYRNFYGTNNCIITCAGNFDEKQIIESLERNITPKTSKQTSINKKAKFCPSVKIYEKDLNETHLCMGIETFPFKNPKRYALTLLNLIIGGSVSSRLFQEIREKRGWVYNIYSFVSFYYDTGLFGIYTACALDKINQIIQLINIILQNIPENLKQEEVNRAKAQIISQLLFSTESPSSIMQNLAYEELYLGQPYCIEEQIKQFQSVSYEEVKDIASMLKEKEFSITVLGPVSEKEVYTIK